One Pseudomonas sp. MM213 genomic window, AACTGGTGCTGGAACACAGCGGCGCGTATGGCATGGGTGTGGATTACGCCTACACCATGGTGCACAAGGCGCCGCAGCGTCAGGTCAAATAACACCGGTGTTGCTAAATCAACTCTGCAACCTGTAGGAGCGAGGCTTGCCCGCGAAGGCGGTGCGTCTATCGACATTAATGTTGACTGACACACCGCCTTCGCGGGCAAGCCTCGCTCCTACAAGGGTTTGGGGGTTACATGATGTGTTTTTCGGGTTCGGGGATGTGGCTTGCGCCAAGCATCGCCGGGAGCAACCCGGCCCGCAGATCCCCGCCACTCGGCTGCTGATAAAGGCTCAAGCCAAACTCCGGCAGCACCGCCAGCAGATAATCGAAAATATCCCCCTGAATCCGCTCGTAATCCGCCCACGCCGTGGTGCGGGTGAAGCAATAGATTTCCAGCGGAATCCCCTGCGCCGTGGTCTGCATCTGCCGCACCATGCAGGTCATGTTCGGCTGGACCTCCGGATGGCTTTTCAAATACGCCAGCGCGTAGGCGCGGAAGGTGCCGATGTTGGTCATCCGCCGACGGTTGGCCGACATTGCCGCGACGTTGCCCTGAGCTTCGTTCCAGGCCTTGAGTTCAGCCTGCTTGCGGCTGATGTAGTCGGTCAGCAGGTGCACCTGGGACAGCTTTTGCTCTTCGTCATCACGGATGAATCGCACGCCGCTGGCGTCGATGAACAGGCTGCGCTTGATCCGTCGTCCACCGGACTGCTGCATGCCGCGCCAGTTCTTGAACGACTCGGACATCAGGCGCCAGGTCGGAATCGAAACGATGGTCTTGTCGAAGTTCTGCACCTTGACCGTGTGCAGCGTGATGTCCACCACATCGCCATCGGCGCCGACTTGCGGCATCTCGATCCAGTCGCCGACCCGCAGCATGTCGTTGCTGGTCAACTGCACGCTGGCGACAAACGACAACAACGTGTCCTTGTAGACCAACAGAATCACCGCCGACATGGCGCCCAGACCCGACAGCAGCAACAGCGGCGAACGGTCGATCAACGTGGCGACGATGATGATCGCGCCAAATACGTACAACACCATTTTCGCCAGTTGCACGTAGCCTTTGATCGAGCGGGTGCGGGCGTGTTCGGTGCGGGCGTAGATGTCCAGTAACGCATTGAGCAGGGCGCTGATCGCCAGCACCAGGAACAGAATGGTGAAGGCCAGTGCGACGTTGCCGAGGAAAATCAGGCTGGTTTTGCTCAACTCCGGCACCAGGTGCAGGCCGAACTGGATCACCAGCGACGGCGTCATCTGCGCCAGGCGATGAAACACCTTGTTCTGGCGAAAGTCGTTGACCCAGTGCAACGCCGGTTGGCGGCCGAGCATTTTGGTCGCGTGCAGGATCAGGTAACGCGCCACTCGTCCGAGGGTCAGCGCCACCACCAGCAACAGAAGCAGCCCGAGGCCGGAATGCAGGAGCGGATGCTGATCGAGAGCACCCCAGATGTCTTGGACGTTGAGCCAGAGCTGTTTGATATCCATGGGTAAAACCGTTTCTTCTATTGTCCGTGTCGGACCGATTAGAGCATTTAAGACGCTTTGCATGACGTTTAAGGACAAAAGAGGCAACAAAAAAGCCACTGTTTACGGTCGATTGCATAAAGAAACTCGGCCTTCGCGCTCGAAACCGTTACCCTATGCAGCTGTTTTTTTGTATTTCTTCGAGGTAGCACCCGTGTTTTCCCAATTCGCCCTGCACGAACGCCTGCTCAAAGCCGTGGCCGAGCTTAAATTTGTCGAGCCAACGCCTGTGCAAGCAGCGGCTATTCCGCTGGCGCTCCAAGGGCGTGACCTGCGGGTGACAGCGCAAACCGGTAGCGGCAA contains:
- a CDS encoding mechanosensitive ion channel family protein, producing MDIKQLWLNVQDIWGALDQHPLLHSGLGLLLLLVVALTLGRVARYLILHATKMLGRQPALHWVNDFRQNKVFHRLAQMTPSLVIQFGLHLVPELSKTSLIFLGNVALAFTILFLVLAISALLNALLDIYARTEHARTRSIKGYVQLAKMVLYVFGAIIIVATLIDRSPLLLLSGLGAMSAVILLVYKDTLLSFVASVQLTSNDMLRVGDWIEMPQVGADGDVVDITLHTVKVQNFDKTIVSIPTWRLMSESFKNWRGMQQSGGRRIKRSLFIDASGVRFIRDDEEQKLSQVHLLTDYISRKQAELKAWNEAQGNVAAMSANRRRMTNIGTFRAYALAYLKSHPEVQPNMTCMVRQMQTTAQGIPLEIYCFTRTTAWADYERIQGDIFDYLLAVLPEFGLSLYQQPSGGDLRAGLLPAMLGASHIPEPEKHIM